Proteins encoded together in one Drosophila albomicans strain 15112-1751.03 chromosome 2R, ASM965048v2, whole genome shotgun sequence window:
- the LOC117576537 gene encoding protein mini spindles isoform X3, whose translation MAEDTEYKKLPIEERCVHKLWKARVDGYEEAAKLFRELDDEKSPEWSKYAGLIKKMVVDSNALAQEKGLEAALIFVENSGFAGRTVGDVMTGIVQKCIAAPKTKTKELSVQVTLMYVEIEKQEAVLEELVKGMEHKNPKIVSACVAATTQAMKEFGTKVIGVKPIIKKLAPLMSDRDKAVRDETKQLAVEMYRWIGAAMKSHIASLPQVTIKELEDEFEKLKGERAEPTRYLKSQQEKQAKIADEAATEDAYNEKVTPLKNNSEKKKKCRKPDISLYRYSPPKCSYPRLDDDAEAGAEEVDPMDLIDPVDILSKMPKDFYDKLEEKKWTLRKESLETLEKLLTDNPKVENGEYGALVNALKKVITKDSNVVLVAMAGKCLALLAKGLSKRFSNYATACVSSLLEKFKEKKPNVVSALREAMDAIYGSTTLEAQQESIVEALANKNPSVKSETALFLARALTRTQPTALNKKLIKLLTTTLIKTLNESDPVVRDSSAEALGTLMKLVSEKALTPLLVDVDPLKLSKIKECHDKAEIKIKVAAPKKEARPATAPAAKPAAAKPSGGSTEPKPVARPATSGARKVVKKAAGASSVAPAALSKAPSGKALATEREMTPEEVQDKADELLPADILSGLVDSNWKNRLAAVEQLLAQITSFDSKQPGISQVLVRTISGRKPGLKEMNFQVLKYKLDIIRSVAENYPVTNITVDHVATEITEKLGDAKNSGGAADVLTALSEATKLEYVVGKVLSFALEQKSPKVQSEAFNWVNKSIIEFGFKIQPKLLIEDVRKGVQSTNPTVRGAAIQLVGTMTMYMGNAVMIFFDGEKPALKSQIQTEFNKNLGEKPPKPIRGVQRSSVSPEDDEDDDGAGGSSEPEVNLADLLPRVDISSQITEALLKEMSDKDWKTRNEGLTKLQAIITDAKLIKPSIGDLAPALAHRLVDSNAKIAQTALSICEQLSTAMGAGCRSHVRVLFPGFLHALGDSKSFVRAAALNCINSFGEQGGYKEFFESEMIADALKSGSPALKSELWNWLAEKLPPLPPKSIPKEELTSMVPHLYAHICDRNVDVRKNANEAVLGIMIHLGFEAMNRALDKQKPASKKDIMAALEKARPNLPVKPLPKGKQQAPIPEETKKVVRSGGAAAAQKQGAGKAGAGAGTEKTAAAVPSRKKDEDVDTSPLLAVNSIKNQRLIDEQKMRVLKWTFTTPREEFTDLLRDQMTTANVNKALMANMFHDDFRYHLKVIEQLSEDLPNNSRALICNLDLILKWLTLRFYDTNPSVLIKGLEYLGQVFQMLVEMEYMMAENEGSSFVPHLLLKIGDPKDAVRNGVRRVLRQINLLYPFTKVFSYVMEGLKSKNARQRTECLDELTYLIESYGLSICQPSQQVALKEIARQISDRDNSVRNAALNCIVMAYFLAGEKIYKLIGQLSEKDLSMLDERIKRAKKTRKPAVPVAEVPPNNRAVTQVVQQDSIEIEDAEGNGCDELPPPDEEGCQQPQLNARGRSNKLMERSTSSIETNLHSLTRQATFDQAPSAQVLQLQQQLQLQQQQAQQQRTSGPFGLDPNVMAEIEKDWVRADQMVFKEYTPVDTSLLFEPIKVIPTRDGFQYPQDKFDRLIARSHYIQQNLTTSPQSNNTGHTASGISPYRSPMRIQQQQMQTHQNNMDNNMPNLADVLPKHDPQLVKIIKAVSSNDTLKARAAINELTAIIESPEKQAVLRDYEEIFIQNVLAQLKNLSQLPISQALVVYQPLLSILYTFFNANILGKTLSVACIKNLMSALLHLLADQKLTSGDDSQYNKVINGICLKVLDKANFTNIYCALIRLLRETCPVAGLPKFTDLLMKCIWRNIKMLPERTNELNYDAVILEVHEFMLALPSTWWQNRPSDTPLRTVKTIIHNMAKVKGNAILQHLNQIPTHSELHTYLIRILKNFQKDGTVSGTGVSPQRQQFSAKEIATKRISHQTHDTVSQIFKLISDKDTKQQGLQKLYDFKQQNPDIDLSTFLQGASATFHKYIEEGLAEIERQNQNAGSTQAPDNRTAATRSYLTDVNYQNATHDPDYWMDRLQNLMSTRSASDDGSHMLDNKVADENLCLNSMNPQKVSLIRREVGATRTL comes from the exons ATGGCTGAGGATACCGAGTACAAAAAGTTGCCCATTGAGGAGCGATGCGTTCACAAGCTGTGGAAGGCTAGAGTCGATGGCTACGAAGAGGCAGCTAAACTCTTTCGCGAATTAGACGATGAGAAGTCTCCGGAATGGTCTAAGTATGCGGGACTCATCAAGAAAATGGTGGTCGATTCAAATGCTTTGGCCCAAGAGAAGGGATTGGAGGCCGCATTGATATTCGTTGAGAACAGCGGCTTTGCCGGGCGAACAGTGGGTGATGTGATGACGGGAATTGTCCAGAAATGCATTGCAGCGCccaagacaaagacaaaggaACTATCTGTGCAGGTCACACTTATGTATGTGGAGATTGAGAAGCAAGAGGCTGTATTAGAAGAGCTGGTTAAGGGCATGGAACACAAGAATCCAAAGATCGTGTCTGCCTGTGTTGCAGCTACCACACAAGCAATGAAAGAATTTGGCACCAAGGTTATTGGCGTCAAGCCGATCATCAAAAAACTGGCTCCCCTTATGTCAGATCGCGACAAAGCTGTACGCGATGAAACCAAGCAGTTAGCAGTGGAAATGTATCGCTGGATTGGAGCTGCTATGAAGTCACACATTGCCTCGTTGCCACAGGTGACAATCAAAGAACTGGAAGATGAGTTTGAGAAATTAAAGGGTGAAAGGGCCGAGCCAACCAG ATATTTAAAATCACAGCAGGAAAAACAGGCAAAAATTGCAGATGAAGCCGCCACTGAGGATGCCTACAATG AAAAAGTAACTCCCTTAAAGAACAATtctgaaaagaagaaaaaatgcCGTAAGCCCGATATTAGTTTATACCGGTATAGCCCGCCGAAGTGTTCATATCCTCGCCTAG ATGATGACGCTGAAGCTGGCGCTGAGGAAGTAGACCCAATGGATCTAATTGATCCAGTTGATATTCTCTCCAAGATGCCCAAAGATTTTTATGACAAGCTAGAAGAGAAGAAGTGGACTCTGCGTAAAGAATCGCTTGAAACACTGGAGAAGTTGCTCACTGATAATCCAAAAGTTGAGAATGGTGAATATGGCGCGCTGGTCAACGCACTGAAGAAAGTCATTACCAAGGACTCGAATGTTGTACTCGTTGCCATGGCCGGCAAATGTTTGGCTTTACTGGCCAAAGGTCTTTCCAAACGCTTCTCCAACTACGCTACT GCTTGTGTATCATCACTCTTGGAAAAATTCAAGGAGAAGAAACCAAATGTTGTAAGCGCTCTGCGTGAGGCAATGGATGCCATTTATGGCTCGACAACATTGGAGGCTCAACAGGAGTCTATTGTGGAAGCTCTCGCCAACAAAAATCCTAGTGTCAAGTCCGAGACGGCACTATTCCTGGCGCGTGCTCTCACTCGTACCCAACCAACGgcgttaaacaaaaaactcattaaattaCTAACCACAACATTGATAAAGACGCTCAATGAATCCGACCCAGTTGTGCGTGACAGCAGCGCTGAAGCCCTGGGTACACTGATGAAGCTGGTCAGCGAGAAGGCGTTGACGCCACTGTTAGTCGATGTGGATCCATTGAAATTGAGCAAAATTAAGGAGTGTCACGATAAGGCCGAAATTAAGATCAAGGTAGCTGCACCCAAAAAGGAGGCACGTCCTGCAACAGCACCAGCGGCAAAGCCAGCTGCAGCTAAACCAAGCGGAGGAAGCACAGAACCCAAACCAGTGGCACGACCCGCAACATCCGGTGCTCGCAAGGTAGTCAAGAAAGCTGCAGGCGCTTCAAGTGTGGCACCAGCTGCCTTGTCGAAAGCTCCAAGTGGTAAGGCACTGGCCACAGAACGCGAAATGACACCTGAGGAGGTGCAGGATAAGGCGGATGAGCTATTACCAGCTGATATACTCAGCGGTTTAGTTGACAGCAACTGGAAGAATCGTTTAGCCGCTGTGGAACAGCTGCTAGCACAAATCACCAGTTTCGACAGCAAACAGCCGGGCATATCTCAAGTATTGGTGCGCACCATCAGCGGACGCAAGCCTGGCCTCAAGGAAATGAACTTCCAAGTGCTGAAATACAAACTGGACATAATACGCAGTGTGGCTGAGAACTATCCGGTGACAAACATAACAGTGGATCATGTGGCCACAGAAATAACTGAAAAACTGGGTGATGCTAAGAATAGTGGAGGAGCTGCCGATGTACTGACTGCTTTATCGGAGGCCACTAAGCTGGAGTATGTGGTCGGAAAGGTTCTTAGCTTTGCGCTAGAGCAAAAATCACCCAAAGTACAATCGGAGGCATTCAATTGGGTGAACAAATCAATTATTGAGTTTGGCTTTAAGATTCAGCCCAAATTGCTTATTGAAGATGTGAGAAAAGGCGTACAGAGCACAAATCCCACTGTTCGCGGCGCCGCCATACAACTTGTGGGCACCATGACCATGTATATGGGTAATGCTGTAATGATCTTCTTTGATGGTGAGAAACCTGCATTGAAATCGCAAATACAAACAGAGTTCAATAAGAATCTGGGCGAGAAACCTCCCAAACCAATACGTGGAGTACAGCGCAGTAGCGTTAGCCCAGaagatgatgaggatgatgatggtgCTGGCGGTTCATCCGAACCTGAAGTCAATTTAGCTGATCTCTTGCCACGTGTTGATATTTCCAGTCAAATCACAGAAGCTTTGTTGAAGGAGATGTCCGACAAAGACTGGAAGACCCGTAATGAAGGACTGACAAAACTACAGGCGATCATCACTGATGCCAAGCTAATTAAGCCAAGCATTGGTGATCTGGCGCCAGCACTTGCACATCGTCTAGTCGATTCCAATGCTAAAATTGCCCAAACTGCGCTTTCGATTTGTGAGCAACTGTCGACAGCAATGGGCGCCGGGTGTCGCAGTCATGTACGCGTTCTATTCCCGGGCTTCCTCCATGCTCTGGGAGACAGTAAAAGTTTTGTGCGAGCCGCAGCTCTTAATTGCATCAACAGTTTCGGCGAGCAGGGCGGCTACAAGGAGTTCTTTGAGAGCGAAATGATTGCCGATGCCTTGAAGAGTGGCTCACCGGCACTAAAGTCCGAGCTCTGGAATTGGTTAGCTGAAAAGTTGCCGCCTTTGCCGCCCAAGTCGATACCCAAGGAGGAGCTTACCTCAATGGTGCCACATCTGTATGCGCACATTTGTGATCGCAATGTGGATGTGCGCAAGAACGCTAATGAAGCTGTCTTGGGTATTATGATTCATCTGGGCTTCGAGGCAATGAATCGGGCTCTGGACAAACAGAAGCCTGCCTCCAAAAAGGATATTATGGCCGCCCTGGAGAAGGCGCGTCCCAATTTACCAGTCAAACCGTTGCCCAAGGGTAAACAACAAGCACCCATTCCCGAGGAAACCAAAAAGGTCGTACGAAGTGGTGGCGCTGCCGCCGCTCAAAAACAAGGTGCTGGCAAAGCTGGCGCTGGAGCTGGTACAGAgaagacagcagcagcggtgcCATCGCGTAAAAAGGATGAGGATGTTGACACATCGCCTCTGTTGGCAGTAAATAGTATCAAGAATCAGCGGCTCATCGATGAGCAAAAGATGCGTGTCCTCAAATGGACATTCACCACGCCACGCGAGGAATTTACGGACCTACTCCGCGATCAGATGACAACGGCCAATGTAAACAAGGCATTGATGGCGAACATGTTTCACGACGACTTTCG TTATCATTTGAAAGTAATTGAACAGTTGAGCGAGGATTTGCCGAATAACAGCAGAGCATTGATTTGTAATCTGGACCTGATATTAAAGTGGTTGACGCTGCGCTTCTATGATACGAACCCTTCTGTGCTTATTAAGGGTCTCGAGTATCTAGGACAAGTGTTCCAGATGTTGGTCGAAATGGAATACATGATGGCAGAGAATGAGGGCAGCAGCTTCGTGCCCCATTTACTGCTGAAG ATTGGTGATCCAAAGGATGCAGTCCGAAATGGCGTGCGACGTGTGCTTCGACagataaatttgttgtatcCTTTTACAAAGGTCTTCTCGTACGTTATGGAAGGACTGAAATCGAAGAATGCACGACAACGCACTGAATGCCTGGATGAATTGACCTATCTCATTGAGAGCTACGGACTAAGCATTTGCCAGCCATCTCAACAGGTGGCTCTCAAGGAGATTGCACGCCAAATCTCGGATCGTGACAACTCTGTGCGCAACGCAGCTCTCAATTGCATTGTGATGGCATATTTCCTGGCCGGCGAAAAGATCTACAAACTGATTGGCCAGTTGAGCGAGAAGGATCTTTCCATGTTAGATGAGCGCATTAAACGAGCTAAAAAGACAAGAAAACCAGCTGTACCCGTCGCCGAGGTACCGCCCAACAACAGGGCAGTGACGCAAGTGGTGCAACAAGATAGCATTGAAATTGAGGATGCTGAGGGAAATGGCTGTGACGAATTGCCGCCACCTGATGAGGAGGG CTGCCAGCAGCCACAGTTAAATGCCCGTGGTCGAAGCAACAAGCTAATGGAACGGAGTACCTCAAGCATAGAGACCAACTTACACTCCCTGACTCGACAGGC TACATTTGATCAGGCACCGTCCGCTCAagtgctgcaactgcaacaacaattgcagctgcaacaacaacaggcacaGCAACAGAGGACCAGCGGTCCCTTTGGTCTCGATCCCAATGTGATGGCCGAAATCGAAAAGGATTGGGTGCGTGCCGATCAGATGGTCTTTAAAGAATATACTCCAGTTGATACTTCGCTGCTCTTCGAGCCCATTAAAGTGATACCAACACGCGACGGATTCCAATATCCACAAGACAAATTTGATCGCCTCATTGCACGCTCGCATTACATTCAACAGAACCTGACTACGTCACCGCAGTCAAATAACACTGGCCACACGGCCAGCGGCATATCGCCCTATCGTAGTCCCATGCGcattcagcaacaacagatgCAGACGCATCAGAACAACATGGACAACAATATGCCTAA CTTAGCCGATGTGTTGCCCAAGCATGATCCACAACTGGTAAAGATAATTAAGGCAGTCAGCAGCAACGATACATTAAAAGCGCGTGCAGCAATCAATGAGTTGACCGCCATCATTGAATCTCCAGAGAAACAGGCTGTGCTGCGTGACTACGAGGAAATATTCATACAAAATGTGCTGGCACAGTTGAAG AATCTTTCGCAGCTGCCAATATCACAGGCACTTGTGGTGTATCAGCCATTGCTTTCCATTTTGTATACGTTCTTCAATGCCAATATTCTGGGCAAAACGCTGAGCGTGGCCTGCATTAAGAATCTCATGTCTGCGCTTTTGCATCTTCTGGCCGACCAAAAATTGACCAGTGGTGATGACAGCCAATACAACAAGGTTATTAATGGCATCTGCCTCAAAGTCCTGGACAAAGccaattttacaaatatttactg CGCCTTAATCCGATTACTGAGAGAGACCTGCCCGGTTGCGGGGCTGCCCAAGTTTACAGATTTActaatgaaatgcatttggcggaatattaaaatgttaccGGAGCGCACTAACGAGCTGAACTACGATGCCGTCATCTTGGAGGTGCATGAATTTATGCTGGCGTTGCCGAGTACATGGTGGCAGAATCGTCCATCAGATACGCCGTTGCGCACCGTCAAAACTATAATTCACAATATGGCCAAGGTGAAGGGTAATGCTATATTGCAGCATCTGAATCAGATACCCACACACTCTGAGCTGCACACATACTTGATACGCATCCTAAAG AATTTCCAAAAGGACGGAACTGTGTCCGGTACAGGTGTTTCCCCGCAGCGTCAGCAATTTTCAGCCAAGGAAATTGCCACCAAGCGAATATCGCATCAAACACATGATACGGTGTCACAGATCTTTAAGCTCATTTCGGACAAGGATACCAAGCAGCAAGGACTGCAAAAACTATACGACTTTAAG CAACAAAATCCGGACATCGATCTAAGTACATTCTTGCAAGGAGCCAGCGCAACCTTCCACAAGTATATTGAAGAAGGTCTTGCGGAGATTGAACGACAGAATCAGAATGCAGGCTCAACGCAAGCGCCGGATAACCGCACGG CTGCTACACGTTCTTATCTCACAGATGTCAACTATCAAAATGCCACACACGATCCCGACTATTGGATGGATCGTTTGCAGAATTTAATGTCCACACGAAGCGCTTCGGACGATGGCTCCCATATGCTGGACAATAAGGTAGCCGACGAGAACCTCTGCTTGAACTCGATGAATCCGCAGAAGGTGTCGCTCATCAGGCGTGAGGTGGGTGCAACCAGAACTCTTTGA